In Oenanthe melanoleuca isolate GR-GAL-2019-014 chromosome 19, OMel1.0, whole genome shotgun sequence, a genomic segment contains:
- the TLCD2 gene encoding TLC domain-containing protein 2: MTVTGTTCRGCFGVKDHRPQHSRERRSATRCHLRGTREAPPVPSPLRAALSAAAGWRRLCRAMPGRADTSPGINSRPPAPRVPRPDGKRCRCVSAPPWPFPVGAMLAVPPAGDAPRGRGRAVPAGRCRCPGRCRCPGRAPGLGEAEPVGQRGRSHGSPAGRWMPMAFSPGLLVVAGSFAAFRLLNRGLERLVPPPPSARHNRWKWRNIWTSLAHSVLSGGGALAGFYLHPELSNDLVSKHPPGAHSLVAVSVGYFLEDFVDMLCNQKLHQSWELLFHHSVVIICFGIAVVLHQYVGFALVALLVEINSIFLHLRQILLMANLVHTTCYRLNSLVNLGTYVVFRMATLAWMSRWLFLNRHNVPPAAYAVGTLGMAIMTPMNIILLYRLLRSDFFKFRGDVRREKEE; this comes from the exons ATGACGGTGACGGGCACCACCTGCCGGGGATGCTTTGGGGTGAAGGACCACCGGCCGCAGCACTCACGGGAGAGGCGTTCGGCCACCCGGTGCCACCTCCGGGGAACGAGGGAAGCGCCCCCAGTTCCGTCCCCGCTCCGTGCCGCGCTCTCAGCCGCTGCGGGCTGGCGCCGCTTGTGCCGTGCGATGCCGGGGAGGGCGGATACATCCCCGGGGATCAATTCCCGGCCTCCCGCTCCCCGTGTCCCACGCCCCGACGGGAAGCGCTGCCGCTGCGTGTCCGCACCCCCTTGGCCCTTCCCCGTGGGGGCGATGCTCGCTGTGCCCCCGGCCGGCGATGCGCCCCGCGGGCGGGGCAGGGCGGTGCCGGcggggcggtgccggtgcccggggcggtgccggtgcccaGGGCGGGCCCCGGGGCTGGGCGAGGCGGAGCCCGTCGGGCAGCGAGGCCGGTCCCATGGGAGCCCGGCGGGCCGCTGGATGCCCATGGCTTTCAGCCCggggctgctggtggtggcCGGTTCCTTCGCCGCTTTCCGCCTGCTGAACCGGGGGCTGGAGCGGCTCgtgccgccgccgccctcgGCCCGGCACAACCGCTGGAAGTGGCGCAACATCTGGACATCGCTGGCGCACAGCGTGCTCAGCGGCGGAGGGGCGCTGGCCGG gtTCTACCTCCACCCCGAGCTGTCCAACGACCTGGTGAGCAAACACCCGCCCGGGGCGCACAGCCTGGTCGCCGTGTCTGTAG GCTATTTCCTCGAAGACTTTGTGGATATGTTGTGCAATCAGAAACTTCATCagtcctgggagctgctctttCATCACTCTGTG gtgATCATCTGCTTTGGTATTGCTGTGGTGCTCCACCAGTACGTGGGCTTTGCCCTCGTGGCTTTACTGGTGGAGATCAACTCCATCTTCCTGCACCTGCGGCAGATCCTGCTGATGGCCAACCTGGTGCACACCACCTGCTACCGCCTCAACAGCCTCGTCAACCTGGGCACCTACGTGGTGTTCCGCATGGCCACGCTGGCCTGGATGTCCCGCTGGCTCTTCCTCAACCGCCACAACGTGCCCCCTGCCGCCTACGCCGTGGGCACGCTGGGCATGGCAATCATGACCCCCATGAACATCATCCTCCTCTACCGCCTGCTGCGGAGTGACTTCTTCAAATTCAGAGGGGACGTGCGGCGGGAGAAGGAGGAATAG